One Bufo gargarizans isolate SCDJY-AF-19 chromosome 3, ASM1485885v1, whole genome shotgun sequence DNA segment encodes these proteins:
- the HMGB1 gene encoding high mobility group protein B1, with protein MGKGDPKKPRGKMSSYAYFVQTCREEHKKKHPDASVNFAEFSKKCSERWKTMNAKEKGKFEDMAKADKVRYESEMKSYIPPKGETKKKFKDPNAPKRPPSAFFLFCSEFRPKIKGEHPGLTIGDVAKKLGEMWNNTSSEDKVPYEKKASKLKEKYKKDMTSYRTKGKVEVAKKAPAKFEKGKRADDDDDEDDDEEEEEEEEDEEEDDE; from the exons ATGGGGAAAGGTGATCCCAAGAAGCCCAGAGGAAAAATGTCCTCCTATGCTTACTTTGTGCAAACGTGCAGAGAAGAGCACAAGAAAAAGCACCCTGACGCATCTGTAAACTTTGCAGAATTCTCTAAGAAGTGCTCAGAACGGTGGAAG ACCATGAATGCTAAAGAGAAAGGAAAATTTGAAGACATGGCGAAAGCAGACAAGGTTCGTTATGAAAGTGAAATGAAATCTTACATACCACCAAAAGGAGAGACTAAAAAGAAGTTTAAGGATCCAAATGCACCAAAGAGACCACC CTCTGCTTTCTTCTTGTTCTGCTCCGAGTTCCGTCCTAAAATTAAAGGAGAGCACCCAGGTCTGACCATTGGTGATGTTGCAAAAAAACTAGGAGAGATGTGGAATAACACTTCATCAGAAGACAAGGTGCCTTATGAAAAGAAAGCTTCCAAACTGAAGGAGAAGTATAAGAAG GATATGACATCATATCGAACTAAAGGTAAAGTAGAGGTAGCAAAAAAGGCTCCTGCCAAGTTTGAAAAAGGCAAGAgagcagatgatgatgatgatgaagatgatgatgaagaggaggaagaggaagaagaggatgaggaggaagatgaTGAATGA